In the Gossypium arboreum isolate Shixiya-1 chromosome 10, ASM2569848v2, whole genome shotgun sequence genome, one interval contains:
- the LOC108465618 gene encoding NADH dehydrogenase [ubiquinone] 1 alpha subcomplex subunit 13-B-like — translation MTEAVIREKPGMASVKDMPLLQDGPPPGGFAPVRYARRIPNKGPSAMAIFLAAFGAFSYGMYQIGQGNKIRRALKEEKFAARRAVLPVLQAEEDERFVKEWKKYLEYEAEVMKDVPGWKVGENVYNSGRWMPPATGELRPEVW, via the exons ATGACTGAGGCAGTGATAAGGGAGAAGCCAGGAATGGCGAGTGTGAAGGACATGCCACTTCTCCAAGATGGGCCCCCTCCGGGTGGCTTCGCCCCCGTCAGATACGCCCGTCGGATACCCAACAAGGGCCCAAGTGCTATGGCTATATTTCTCGCTGCTTTTGGTGCCTTCTCTTATGGAATGTACCAAATCGGCCAAGGGAACAAGATCCGCAG GGCACTGAAGGAAGAAAAGTTTGCTGCACGTAGAGCAGTATTGCCTGTTCTTCAAGCTGAAGAAGATGAAAG ATTTGTCAAAGAGTGGAAGAAGTATCTCGAGTATGAGGCAGAGGTGATGAAGGATGTCCCTGGTTGGAAAGTAGGCGAAAATGTATACAATTCTGGGAGATGGATGCCCCCTGCAACCGGTGAGCTCCGCCCTGAAGTTTGGTGA
- the LOC108489759 gene encoding NADH dehydrogenase [ubiquinone] 1 alpha subcomplex subunit 13-B, producing the protein MTEAVIRKKPGMASVKDMPLLQDGPPPGGFAPVRYARRIPNKGPSAMAIFLAAFGAFSYGMYQVGQGNKIRRALKEEKFAARRAILPVLQAEEDERFVKEWKKYLEYEAEVMKDVPGWKVGENVYNSGRWMPPATGELRPEVW; encoded by the exons ATGACTGAGGCGGTGATAAGGAAGAAGCCAGGAATGGCGAGTGTGAAGGACATGCCACTTCTCCAAGATGGGCCTCCTCCGGGTGGGTTCGCCCCCGTCAGATACGCCCGTCGGATTCCCAACAAGGGCCCAAGTGCTATGGCTATCTTTCTAGCTGCTTTTGGTGCCTTCTCGTATGGGATGTACCAAGTCGGCCAAGGGAACAAGATCCGCAG GGCACTGAAGGAGGAAAAATTTGCTGCACGTAGAGCAATATTGCCTGTGCTTCAAGCTGAAGAAGATGAAAG ATTTGTCAAAGAGTGGAAGAAGTATCTTGAGTATGAGGCGGAAGTGATGAAGGATGTCCCTGGCTGGAAAGTAGGCGAAAATGTATACAATTCTGGGAGATGGATGCCCCCTGCAACAGGTGAGCTCCGCCCTGAAGTTTGGTGA